The Flavobacterium johnsoniae genomic sequence TATCGGTGTGATGCACTAAGTGAAATTGCCATAAATATTTGAATTTATGCTGAACGAAATGAGCTAAATAAGCGCCAATTAAATCCAAAAGCAATAAACCGATTATCGTATAAAGCCAAACAGGAATTTCTGGAATCCATTGCAAAATGCCAAAATGATTTTCTATTGTCCAATTTGCTGTTTTTATTAAAATGAAAGCTAAAATAAAATTGACAACAATTGTAGTGAAAGTAAAGAAGAAATTTATTCCGGCATGCGGCCATTTTTTATATTCCATTTTGAATAAAGGAAATGAATTTTCAATTAACCAAAAAATAGTAATTCCGCCAACAAGAATTAGACTTCTATGCGTAGATGGAATTGTACTGAAGTAAGAAATAATTTCGTTCATAATATAAATATTTGAGTTGAAATACCGTTTTCTTGCCGATTTTTATCCAAAGAAAAAAGAGAAAACCAAATATAAATATATCTGATTTTCTCTTTCGAAATAAATTATTATGCTAATTTATAATTATTATAATACTATTTTTTCAGGTTCACCTTCTTTCTGTAAAAGATTTTTATAGATAAATCCTGCCGCGATTGCGCCTAAAATTGGTGCTGCCCAGAAAAGCCAAACCTGAGACAATGGTTCGCCTCCAGTAAAAACTGCCTGAGAAAGAGATCTTGCAGGATTTACAGAAGTATTTGTTATTGGAATACTAACTAAATGGATTACTGTTAGTGTTAAACCAATTGCAATACCGCAAAAATTGCTGTTAGCAAATTTGTCTGTCGAGCCAAGAATAATTAAAATAAAGAATAGTGTAAGGACAAATTCAGCTATAAAACAGGCTTGTAAAGAATAGCCGTCAGGAGAAAAGGCTCCAAAACCATTTGATGCAAATGCTCCAGCTTTTGTGTTATCAATTGCAAAACCAGCTTTTCCAGATGCAATAGTATATAATGTACCGGCTGCAGCTATAGCACCAATACATTGCGCTATTATATATGGAATTAGATCTTTAATCGGAAATTTTCCTCCCGCCCATAATCCAAAAGAAACGGCTGGATTAAAGTGTCCTCCAGAAATGTGTCCAACGGCATAAGCCATTGCTACTACTGTTAAACCAAAAGCAAGTGCAACACCAGCAAATCCAATTCCTAATTCAGGAAAACCCGCAGCAAATAGGGCACTTCCGCAACCGCCAAAAACAAGCCAGTAAGTTCCGAAGAACTCAGCAAATAATTTTTTCATAATAAAAGAATTTAATTAATGGTTAATGTTAGAATATATATTGGTAAGCCCAATAAATCAAAACAATTTGTAAGGGCAAACGTACAAATAAAATCCATCTTGGTAAACCAAAACCTGCTTTTTTATTTTGAAACATGTATAAATTTGCAGGAAAAACAGCAATTAGTAAAGCTATAATTCCCCAGGCGGCGAAAACTGTTGTCGCAGGTATAGTGAGCAGAATGCCTAATATTATTTCGGCAGCACCACTTAAAATATTTATTAATTTAGGATTCTGAAAGAAAGGCGGAATGATTTTAATATACATCCATGGCTTTCTAAAATGATTAATTCCAGCACCTATATAAAGAAAAGCCATTAAATATAAATGCCAAGGTAGAATCATGATATCTTATTGTTTATCACGAATTTATAAAAAAATTAACAATTATTGCATTACAGAAGCTCTTTTTTTAAGAATGCTTATTTAGAGTTATTTTTTTGCTTTGAAATTTACATTCATAATAATTATGGCAAGAATAATTAGAACAATTCCAACCCATTGAGAAAAAACTACTTTTTCATTTAATAAAACGTAAGCCATCATTACAGATACGGGCAATTCAAGCGCCGATACAATACTTCCAAGTCCGATACCAGTTAAAGGAAATCCTGCATTCATAAGCATTGGCGGAATTATAGTTCCGAAGAGAGCCAAAACAATTCCCCATTTTAAGAAAATTTCAAGATTGAAAGGGGAAACCTGCGTAAAAAACGCAAAAGAAAATACAATAATAGATCCGCCTAAAAGCATATAAAGACTTCTTTGAGCTGAGGAAATCTCGGTTGCAACGCGATTTGCAGTAAACATCGTCGTAGTAAATGAAGCAGCCGCCATTATTCCCCAAGCCAAACCTCTCCAATCTAGTTTGATATCACTATTAATAAGGTTTGTTGCTAAAACAGTTCCAAAAAGCACAATAAATACAGCAATGACTTTTTGTTTTGAAGGTAATTTTTTTTCTAAAATCATTTCAAGTAAAACTCCCATCCAAACGGTTTGCATCAATAAAACGATTCCGATAGAAACAGGAATGTATTTTACAGCCAGATAATAAAACAAACTGGTCATTCCTAAAGAAGTTCCAGCAAGCATTAAATTGAAAATGTTTTTTGGAGTTGCTTTAACTGCCTGGTTTTTGTTTTTAATTCTCTGAAAAAGATTGATTAAAAGAATTCCTGTAATTCCGTAAATAAATTGAGAGCTCGTAACTTCTGCTGTAGTGTATCCTTCAGAATAAGCTATTTTGACAAAAGTAGCTAGCATTCCGTATGTTGTTGCACCTAAAGCAACCAAAAACACACCTTTTAAAACATTATTTTGAGACATCATAATTTATCTATTTTTAAAAATTCAAGCCGGCAAAGGTAAGTTATTTTGTTTAGGATTTTATCGTACTATGTTGAGAAAATTGATTTAATACTAATAAAACTCAATTTTAAAGTCTTGAATTAGGAATTCTTCAAAATATTGAAAAAGAAAAAGCCATCAAATAATCTGATGGCTTTCTATAAATTAAAAGAATTTGATTCTCTAATTACTTAATTAGGCTGATTTTGATATGTTTCAATTTCAAAAATCAAAGTAGCATTTGGCGGAATAACTCCTCCAGCACCTTTTTCGCCGTAAGCTAAATTAGAAGGAAGAAAGAAGATTGCTTTTTCTCCGTCTGTCATCATGTCAAGAGCTTCAATAAAGCCAGGAATCATGCCGTCTTTTTTACCAACTGTAAACGGAAAAGCTTTGTAACCGCCTTGAGCATCTCTGTTAGCATCATACTTTCCATAAGTTTTAGCTACGGTAGACATACTGCTGTCAAATAAGTTACCATCTTCAAAATATCCTGCATAGTGAAAATATATATTTGATCCTTCAGCGCCTTTAACTCCAGTTCCTTTTTTTGTAATTACATATTTTAAACCAGATGCAGTTGTAGTTGCTTTTGCTTTTGTTGCTGCGAAATAAGCTTGTTTAGTTGCTACAACTTTTTTAGCTTCTTCTTTTTGCAATTCGCCTTTTTTCATTTCATCGCTGAAAATTTTTACAGCATCGAATTTTTTAGCGGCAGCACCTTTTCGAGTAATGGTAATTTTTGTCATAATATCGTCCTGAACAATTTTATTTACATTGTCCATACCAGAAACTACATGTCCAAAAATAGTATGTTTTCCGTTTAACCAAGGAGTGTCTTTGTGCGTAATGAAAAATTGACTTCCGTTTGTTGCAGGACCAGAATTTGCCATTGCTAAAACACCACCTTTTTCAAATTTTAATTCCGAAACAAATTCGTCTTTAAAAGAATATCCTGGACCTCCAGAACCATTTCCGTCTGGATCACCTCCCTGAATCATAAAATCGTTTATAACTCTATGAAATTTCAATCCATCATAAAATGGTTTTCCTTTTAATTTATCAGCCTTCACAAAGGGATTTTTGCCTTCTGCCAAAGTGATGAAATTTGCCACAGTTACAGGAGCTTTTACATATTCTAAAGAAACTACAATATCTCCTTTGGTCGTAGAAATTGTTGCAAAAATTCCATCTTCTGGATTTGGCGTTGCAGCAGGTTTTGCTGCTGTTGCTGTTTTAGGTTTTGCTGCAGGTTTAGCCGCAGGTTTTTTTGTTTGCGCTTGAATGTTTACTATTGCCAAACAAAATAAAAATAAAAATTTAAACTTCATTACTTTTATATTTTAAGTCTGTGAGTTACTTTTTATGGTTTTTCTGTAATCTGAATTTCGAAAATGATATTTGCATTTGGCGGAATTACTCCTCCTGCGCCAGTTGCTCCATAAGCTAAATGAGATGGAATGAAGATAACTGCTTTATCTCCTAATGAAAGTTGTTCAACTCCTTCAATAAAACCAGGAATTAAACCTTCTTTGCTTCCAACTTTAAAAGGAATTGGTTGATATCCTTGTTGTTCTGCTCTTGCAGGATCAAATTTTCCGAATTGTTTTGCGACATCTTGTATACTGGTATCAAATAAAGTTCCATCTTCAAGAAAACCAGCGTAGTGAATATAGATTTGGCTTCCTGGTGCAGGTTTTTTACCAGAACCTTTTTCAGTAATTACAAATGCTAAACCGCTTGTTGTTTTAGTTGCTTTTTCTTTTAAAGCAACATAAGAAGCTACCTTTTCTTTTTGAACTGCTGCAGCTTTGATTTGTTCTTTTGAAATATCAGCAAAATAATCATGGAAAACTTTTACCGCATCAAATTTCTTTGCAGCTTCACCATTTCTGATAATTGTTACTGTTACGATATTATCGCCTTGAACTACTTTGTTTACCACTTCTTGAGTTTTTGCATCAACAACATGACCGAAAATAGTATGTTTGTTGTCTAACCAGGGAGTTTCAACGTGAGTAATAAAAAATTGACTGCTGTTTGTTCCAGGTCCGTTGTTAGCCATTGCTAAAACTCCAGCTTTATCAAATTTTAAATCTGAAAATTCATCTTTAAATTTATAACCTGTATCTCCAGAACCAGTTCCAAGAGGATCTCCAGTTTGAATCATGAAATTTTCTATAACTCTATGAAATTTTAAACCATCAAAAAAAGGCTTCTTTTTAAGGTTTTCATGCATTACAAATTCATTTTTGCCTTCAGCTAAAGTTACAAAGTTAGCAACAGTAATAGGCGCTTTTTTATAGTCAAGTTCAACAATGATATGACCTTTGTTGGTTTCTATATCGGCATATAAACCATCAGGCAAATTGCTGTGGTCGTCTTTACAAGAATAAAAAGAGCTAACGGCTATTAATAATAATAAAATAATCTTTTTCATTTTAAGATATTGTTTTTTATGGAGTTAATGTATCTTTTTTTGCTGGTGCGGCTGGTTTTACAGCTGCTGGTTTTGGTGTTGTTGCTTTTTGCGTTGGAGTTTGCACTGCAGGATCTGGAACGAAATTTCTCAATGTAACGGTAACCATTAAAGGTTCGTTGGTTCCAATCTTTTTGTTGTCTCCGTGATATCCATAAGCCATATGAGAAGGAAATAGGAAAGTCACGGTTTCATTTTTGTGCAATCTTTTAATTCCATCACGAAGTCCCATCATGATGTCTTGTTTATCTACATAATAAGTTTGCGGACCAAGATCAGATTCAGAGTAAATTATTTTGCCTTCAAGATCTTTTACCTCCATATTAAAATAGGCAATATCACCTTTTCTTGGCGCAGCGGTTTCGGCAGTATTTTTTTCTTCATAATTAAACCAATATCCTTTTGGAGTAGCATAATACTTTACTTTCGGATTGCTTTTAATTATTTTTTTAATGACATCTTCTTCGCTAGCCACCAATTTTTTGTTTCGATCTGCCGATGTTTTCATGAATGTTCCTGAAGCGCTAGAAATAGGTCTTCTGGCTTCTTCATGATGCTTACAGCTGATTAATAAAGCAGCAAAAAGCAAACTGTAAATACTCAATTTTAGGTTGTTCATAGATTGGGCTATAAGGTTAGTTTTTTTACTAAATCTTCAAATTTTTGAACCGTTTCTTCCATCGAAACTTCAGATCTTCCGCCGGCTGCATTGCTGTGTCCTCCTCCGTTAAAATGATCTCTAGCAAATTGATTCACATCAAAACCGCCTTGCGAACGGAAAGAAATCTTGATAATTCCTTCGTCTTTATTTTCGATAAAAATAGCAGTAAAAACAATATCTTTTATACTTAAACCATAATTAACAATTCCTTCTGTATCACCTTTAACATAATGAAAAGAATCTAGCTCTTCTTGTGTTAACGTCATATATGAGGTTTTATGTTCCTCGAATATCTTCATATTTTGCAAAGCGCGGCCTAAAAGCTGTAATCTGCTGTATGAACTATTGTCAAATAATAAAACAGGAATTTGAGTATTTTCTACGCCTAAGTCAATTAATTCGGCTATAATTCTGTGTGTGTTTCCAGTTGTTCCAGGAAAACGAAACGAACCTGAATCGGTCAAAATTCCAGTATAAATACATGTTGCAATAGTTTTATCGATATCCTCTCTTTTGTTTAAAAAGTCGATAAAATTATAAACCATTTCACAAGTTGAACCGTATGAAGTGTCAGAATAAGTATAAGTTGCATAATCATCAGGTTTTTGGTGATGATCAATCATAATGAAAGTACCTTTTAGCTTTGCTAAAGTATGTTCCATTTCGCCAGTGCGATGAAAAGCATTAAAGTCAAGTGTGAAAATAATATCAGCTTCTTCTAAAATCTGAGTGCAAATTTGAGTTTCTTTTTCGAAAATTTTTACTGTTTCTGATCCAGGAAGCCACGCTAAAAAATTAGGAAAATCATTCGGAGCAATTACTGTTGCCTCGTGATTATTTTTAATTAAAAAATGGTACAAACCTAATGTTGATCCCATTGCATCGCCATCTGGTCCTCTGTGCGGAATAATGGCAATTTTCTTTGGGCTTGCGAGTAATAATTGAATCGCTTGAATGTCTTGTATTTTCATAGTGTGCGAATTTACATTTTTTTAATGTAATGCTGAAAATATTTAGTCGCAGTTTTCAGTTTCAGTTTTCATATATTTTAGGGTTTAAAAAATAGCACGCGGATGAAACAGATTCGCTATCGCGAAAACGCAGATTTTGACGGATTTTTTTATTTTTAAAACTGAGATTATAAACTGTGACTGTGACTGAAAACTGAAACTTTAAAGAAACTTTTGGTACAGTTTATATTTCGCGCCTTTTACAATTTGCGATTTATAAATTCCAACAGAGCCAGAAGAGAAATAAGCAACTGTACAGGCAATTGCGATAAAAATTCCTGGAGCAATTCCGAACAATTCCATTCCCATAATAGTGCAGGCAATAGGCGTGTGGGTTGCGCCAGAGAAAACGGCAACAAACCCGATTCCAGCTAAAAGTGCAATCGGCATCGGGATTACGGTTGATAAAGCACTTCCTAAAGTAGCGCCTACAAAAAATAATGGAGTTACTTCGCCGCCTTTAAAACCTGCTCCTAAAGTAAATCCCGTAAATAATATTTTTAACAGAAAATCGTACCATTCGTTTGGAGTTGAAAAAGCTTCAACAATTACAGGAACTCCCAATCCTGAGAATTTTGTAAATCCAAAACCTGCAATTGCAATCGCTAAAACTACACCACCAATAACAGGACGGAGCGGAGGATATTTAATGTTTTTTGAAAAAAGTGAACCCCAAAAATGTGTTGTTCTTGAAAATAATAAAGCTGCAAATCCAGAAAGAATTCCGATAATTAAAGTAAAAATGATATTGTTTAAACTAAGTTCAGGAATAACAGGAATATTATAATGAGTATGTTTTATTTCCCAAAATTCTACTGTAAAATAAGCTACGTAAGCGACTAGAAAAGAAAGAAGAATGCTTTTAAAGTTAATTTTACTGAAATATAAAACTTCCAAGGAAAAAATTGCTCCTGCCAAGGGCGTTCCGAAAACGGAGGCAAAACCAGCGCTGATTCCCAGAATAATTAAAATTTTACGTTCTGAATTATCGAGTTTGAAAATTTTAGTAAATTGATCTGCAATTGCGCCGCCCATTTGTACTGCCGTTCCTTCGCGACCAGCAGAACCTCCAAATAAATGTGTAAGCAAGGTTCCTAAAAGTACTAAAGGAGCCATTTTAAAAGGAATCACTTTTTTAGGATTTTCGTATTCTTCCAAAAGCAAATTATTTCCTTTTGCAACAGATTCTCCCCAATAATAGTAACTTAATCCTACCAAAAATCCGCCGAAAGGCAAAAGCCAGATAATCCAATCGTGTTGAATTCTAAATTGAGTAACCCATTCTAAAGAAACTAAAAAGAATGCCGATGCAGATCCAGAAAGTATACCGATTAAGGCACAGATAAGAATCCATTTTGGAAGAGAAAGCAGAAATCGTTTTAGATTTTGGGAAGTCATTAATATTTGAAGTGGGTTTTTTGCCACGAATTCACAAATTTATATAAATGAATCTTTATAATAAGAATAATTCGTGAATTCGTGGCTATAAAATATTACTGAACAACAGCAGTAAATTCAATTTCAACCAAATATTCAGGAGCAACCAATTGATTGATTCCGTAGAAACCTGTTGTTGGTTTTACATCTTTAAAAAATGAAGCGTGCGCTCTTGCAACTTCTTCGAAAGTAGAAACATCAGTCGTAAAAATTCGAGTTCTAATTACATCTTTTATACCAACATTTAAATCTTCCAGAACTTTTTCAACACGTTCAATAATATTATAAGTTTGAGCGTAAGCATCATCAGCTTTTACTTTGTCACCGTCTACGATGGCTACAGTTCCAGAAACTTCAATGATATTTCCAATTCTTACGGCACGGCAATATCCCATTTTGTCTTCCCACGGAGATCCAGTTAAGATGTTTTCTCTTTTCATTTTGTATAATTTGTGAATTTGTTTGTTGCGTTTTAAAAGCAAATTCAAGTTAATTAATAGACGGCAATTTAAGAATTATGGTTTTGAAAGAAGCTAAAAAAAGCTTGAAATCAAATCGGAAATCAAGCTTTTTTGTGATATTAAAATATTATTCGGTTTCTTTTTCTTCGTAAAGGCGAAGCTTGTTTTGTATCGTATTTAAATTTTTTTGTAAAGCTTCTATTTTATTCAAAAGATTTGAAATTGCATCAATTCCTTCCATGTTGATTTTGAGATCATAATGCATTCGAATCATTTTTTCTACCGTCGGAAGCTGTTCGGGCTCTAGATATTGATCGTTTTCTTCCATAATAATATGTATAAGTCCGTAATTATGAAGTTCAGTTATAAAAGTATTTTCAATTTCGTGATACGAACAAAACTGCTTTATCTGGATTAAATTTTTATTTTTCATGATTTCTTAGTTTTGCTAATTCTTCAAATAATTCTTTCTCTTTGTCCGACAATTTTGTTGGAATTTTAATGGTGTACGTAATGTACAAATCACCAAATTGATTTTCTTTTTTATAAATAGGAAATCCTTTTCCTTTCAATTTTACCTTTGTTCCTGGCTGAGTTTCTGCAGGGACTTTAATTTTTACTTTTCCATCGAAAGTATTAATGAAAGTTTCTCCACCTAAAACTGCAGTGTAAAGATCTAAAGGCGCATCAGTGTACAAATTATTTCCCTCACGTTTAAAATCTGAATTATTGGCGATAGAAAAAGTGATAAATAAATCTCCGTTTGGACCGCCATTTACGCCCGGTCCGCCATGATTTGGGATTTTGATAATCTGTCCGTTTTCTACACCAGCAGGAATTGTAATTCGGATATTTTTTCCGTTTACGGTTAAACTTTGTTTGTGAGTGGTGTAAGCCGATGCAAGATCTAGTTCTAGTTCGGCATTAAAATCTTGTCCTCTATATTTAGACTGCGATCTGCTTCTTCCTCCGCCATACATGGAATTGAAAAAATCTGAAAAATCGCTTCCAGAAAAGTCTCCACCGCCAAAACCAGAAAAATCACCTCCAGAATATTGCGAACCGCTTTGTTGTCTGCTTTGCTGTTGATTCGGATCGTAGCCAGCTTTTTCAAATTCGTCGGCATGTTTCCAATCTTTTCCGTATTTGTC encodes the following:
- a CDS encoding EamA family transporter, with the translated sequence MSQNNVLKGVFLVALGATTYGMLATFVKIAYSEGYTTAEVTSSQFIYGITGILLINLFQRIKNKNQAVKATPKNIFNLMLAGTSLGMTSLFYYLAVKYIPVSIGIVLLMQTVWMGVLLEMILEKKLPSKQKVIAVFIVLFGTVLATNLINSDIKLDWRGLAWGIMAAASFTTTMFTANRVATEISSAQRSLYMLLGGSIIVFSFAFFTQVSPFNLEIFLKWGIVLALFGTIIPPMLMNAGFPLTGIGLGSIVSALELPVSVMMAYVLLNEKVVFSQWVGIVLIILAIIIMNVNFKAKK
- a CDS encoding peptidylprolyl isomerase, producing MKFKFLFLFCLAIVNIQAQTKKPAAKPAAKPKTATAAKPAATPNPEDGIFATISTTKGDIVVSLEYVKAPVTVANFITLAEGKNPFVKADKLKGKPFYDGLKFHRVINDFMIQGGDPDGNGSGGPGYSFKDEFVSELKFEKGGVLAMANSGPATNGSQFFITHKDTPWLNGKHTIFGHVVSGMDNVNKIVQDDIMTKITITRKGAAAKKFDAVKIFSDEMKKGELQKEEAKKVVATKQAYFAATKAKATTTASGLKYVITKKGTGVKGAEGSNIYFHYAGYFEDGNLFDSSMSTVAKTYGKYDANRDAQGGYKAFPFTVGKKDGMIPGFIEALDMMTDGEKAIFFLPSNLAYGEKGAGGVIPPNATLIFEIETYQNQPN
- a CDS encoding voltage-gated chloride channel family protein — protein: MTSQNLKRFLLSLPKWILICALIGILSGSASAFFLVSLEWVTQFRIQHDWIIWLLPFGGFLVGLSYYYWGESVAKGNNLLLEEYENPKKVIPFKMAPLVLLGTLLTHLFGGSAGREGTAVQMGGAIADQFTKIFKLDNSERKILIILGISAGFASVFGTPLAGAIFSLEVLYFSKINFKSILLSFLVAYVAYFTVEFWEIKHTHYNIPVIPELSLNNIIFTLIIGILSGFAALLFSRTTHFWGSLFSKNIKYPPLRPVIGGVVLAIAIAGFGFTKFSGLGVPVIVEAFSTPNEWYDFLLKILFTGFTLGAGFKGGEVTPLFFVGATLGSALSTVIPMPIALLAGIGFVAVFSGATHTPIACTIMGMELFGIAPGIFIAIACTVAYFSSGSVGIYKSQIVKGAKYKLYQKFL
- a CDS encoding RidA family protein; its protein translation is MKRENILTGSPWEDKMGYCRAVRIGNIIEVSGTVAIVDGDKVKADDAYAQTYNIIERVEKVLEDLNVGIKDVIRTRIFTTDVSTFEEVARAHASFFKDVKPTTGFYGINQLVAPEYLVEIEFTAVVQ
- the aqpZ gene encoding aquaporin Z — protein: MKKLFAEFFGTYWLVFGGCGSALFAAGFPELGIGFAGVALAFGLTVVAMAYAVGHISGGHFNPAVSFGLWAGGKFPIKDLIPYIIAQCIGAIAAAGTLYTIASGKAGFAIDNTKAGAFASNGFGAFSPDGYSLQACFIAEFVLTLFFILIILGSTDKFANSNFCGIAIGLTLTVIHLVSIPITNTSVNPARSLSQAVFTGGEPLSQVWLFWAAPILGAIAAGFIYKNLLQKEGEPEKIVL
- the gldI gene encoding gliding motility-associated peptidyl-prolyl isomerase GldI gives rise to the protein MNNLKLSIYSLLFAALLISCKHHEEARRPISSASGTFMKTSADRNKKLVASEEDVIKKIIKSNPKVKYYATPKGYWFNYEEKNTAETAAPRKGDIAYFNMEVKDLEGKIIYSESDLGPQTYYVDKQDIMMGLRDGIKRLHKNETVTFLFPSHMAYGYHGDNKKIGTNEPLMVTVTLRNFVPDPAVQTPTQKATTPKPAAVKPAAPAKKDTLTP
- a CDS encoding peptidylprolyl isomerase, with the protein product MKKIILLLLIAVSSFYSCKDDHSNLPDGLYADIETNKGHIIVELDYKKAPITVANFVTLAEGKNEFVMHENLKKKPFFDGLKFHRVIENFMIQTGDPLGTGSGDTGYKFKDEFSDLKFDKAGVLAMANNGPGTNSSQFFITHVETPWLDNKHTIFGHVVDAKTQEVVNKVVQGDNIVTVTIIRNGEAAKKFDAVKVFHDYFADISKEQIKAAAVQKEKVASYVALKEKATKTTSGLAFVITEKGSGKKPAPGSQIYIHYAGFLEDGTLFDTSIQDVAKQFGKFDPARAEQQGYQPIPFKVGSKEGLIPGFIEGVEQLSLGDKAVIFIPSHLAYGATGAGGVIPPNANIIFEIQITEKP
- a CDS encoding DoxX family protein, coding for MILPWHLYLMAFLYIGAGINHFRKPWMYIKIIPPFFQNPKLINILSGAAEIILGILLTIPATTVFAAWGIIALLIAVFPANLYMFQNKKAGFGLPRWILFVRLPLQIVLIYWAYQYIF
- a CDS encoding chaperone modulator CbpM, which codes for MKNKNLIQIKQFCSYHEIENTFITELHNYGLIHIIMEENDQYLEPEQLPTVEKMIRMHYDLKINMEGIDAISNLLNKIEALQKNLNTIQNKLRLYEEKETE
- a CDS encoding DHH family phosphoesterase, which encodes MKIQDIQAIQLLLASPKKIAIIPHRGPDGDAMGSTLGLYHFLIKNNHEATVIAPNDFPNFLAWLPGSETVKIFEKETQICTQILEEADIIFTLDFNAFHRTGEMEHTLAKLKGTFIMIDHHQKPDDYATYTYSDTSYGSTCEMVYNFIDFLNKREDIDKTIATCIYTGILTDSGSFRFPGTTGNTHRIIAELIDLGVENTQIPVLLFDNSSYSRLQLLGRALQNMKIFEEHKTSYMTLTQEELDSFHYVKGDTEGIVNYGLSIKDIVFTAIFIENKDEGIIKISFRSQGGFDVNQFARDHFNGGGHSNAAGGRSEVSMEETVQKFEDLVKKLTL
- a CDS encoding J domain-containing protein; this translates as MDYIDYYKVLDVTKSATEAEIKKAYRKLARKYHPDLNPNDKEAEKKFKEINEANEVLSNPENRKKYDKYGKDWKHADEFEKAGYDPNQQQSRQQSGSQYSGGDFSGFGGGDFSGSDFSDFFNSMYGGGRSRSQSKYRGQDFNAELELDLASAYTTHKQSLTVNGKNIRITIPAGVENGQIIKIPNHGGPGVNGGPNGDLFITFSIANNSDFKREGNNLYTDAPLDLYTAVLGGETFINTFDGKVKIKVPAETQPGTKVKLKGKGFPIYKKENQFGDLYITYTIKIPTKLSDKEKELFEELAKLRNHEK